One Prinia subflava isolate CZ2003 ecotype Zambia chromosome 8, Cam_Psub_1.2, whole genome shotgun sequence DNA window includes the following coding sequences:
- the CUEDC1 gene encoding CUE domain-containing protein 1 yields the protein MTSLFRRSSSNGGSRGGSSAQELNNSRPARQVRRLEFNQAMEDFKTMFPNMDYDIIECVLRANNGAVDATIDQLLQMNLDGSGCDDSSDSEDSIPPEILERTLEPDSSDEEPPPVYSPPAYESQALGSRYPRAPPTPPPRTDVPGPGSTAVPGHYRNWNPPLLGNLPEDFLRILPQQTQPGTQGSQGCRQPVPRGPAPRGQGCLEQERRWKQYLEDERIALFLQNEEFMKELQRNRDFLLALERDRLKYESKKSKSTSVAVSNDFGFSSVLSGEAAPSAASEAGGAVSDDALFRDKLKHMGKSTRKKLFELARAFSEKTKMRKSKRKHLLKHQVMGTAASTANLLDDVEGHAYDEDFQARRQQLREEEETPKEGQ from the exons aTGACGAGCCTGTTCcgccgcagcagcagcaacGGCGGCTCCCGCGGCGGCTCCTCCGCGCAGGAGCTCAACAACAGCCGCCCCGCCAGGCAGGTGCGGCGCCTGGAGTTCAACCAGGCCATGGAGGACTTCAAGACCATGTTCCCCAACATGGACTACGACATCATCGAGTGCGTCTTGAGAGCCAACAACGGCGCCGTGGACGCCACCATCGACCAGCTTCTGCAGATGAACCTGGACGGCAGCGGCTGCGACGACAGCTCGGACTCGGAGGACAGCATCCCCCCCGAG ATCTTGGAGCGCACCCTGGAGCCGGACAGCTCGGACGAGGAGCCGCCTCCCGTGTACTCCCCTCCTGCCTACGAGAGCCAGGCCCTGGGCAGCCGCTACCCCCGTGCCCCACCCACGCCCCCGCCCAG GACGGACGTGCCCGGCCCCGGCAGCACCGCGGTGCCCGGGCACTACAGGAACTGGAACCCTCCGCTCCTGGGCAACCTCCCCGAGGACTTCCTGCGCATCCTGCCCCAGCAGACACAGCCCGGCACACAG GGCTCGCAGGGCTGCCGGCAGCCCGTGCCACGggggccggccccgcggggccagggctgcctggagcaggagcgGCGCTGGAAGCAGTACCTGGAGGACGAGCGGATCGCGCTCTTCCTGCAGAACGAAGAGTTCatgaaggagctccagaggaacCGGGATTTCCTTCTCGCCCTGGAGAGAG atcgATTGAAATATGAGTCAAAAAAATCCAAGTCGACCAGTGTTGCTGTCAGCAACGACTTTGGTTTCTCCTCAGTATTATCAG GTGAGgcagctccctctgcagccagcGAGGCCGGCGGTGCCGTGTCCGACGATGCCTTATTCCGTGACAAACTCAAACACATGGGAAAAT CCACGCGCAAGAAGCTGTTCGAACTGGCCAGAGCCTTCTCCGAGAAGACGAAGATGaggaaatcaaaaagaaaacacttgttGAAACACCAGGT GATGGGGACAGCGGCTTCCACGGCAAATCTTCTCGATGACGTGGAAGGACATGCATATG ATGAAGATTTCCAAGCACggcggcagcagctccgggaggaggaggagacgCCGAAGGAAGGGCAGTAA
- the MRPS23 gene encoding small ribosomal subunit protein mS23: MAAVAGSRTHKIGSVFSRAQNLVRIGLLEKPLWLDVYAAFPPLREPVYRVARPRYGKARDSIAPVFYREDTVRARFYKVYGSGPRPFNLTQLNFKSTCQRFVEKYNELKEEGKIEEEKLFEETGKALLASGILLQRKGVDKVAEQEQQGAGPRGAALQLQLRSVLEELQEKREEQPPEQAGTQKGPPCPS, from the exons ATGGCCGCGGTGGCCGGGAGCCGCACGCACAAGATCGGGAGCGTGTTCAGCCG GGCGCAGAACCTGGTGCGCATCGGGCTGCTGGAGAAGCCGCTGTGGCTGGACGTGTACGCCGCGTTCCCGCCGCTGCGGGAGCCCGTGTACCGCGTGGCGCGGCCGCGCTACGGAAAAGCCCGGGACAGCATCGCGCCCGTCTTCTACCGGGAGGACACGGTCCGGGC AAGGTTTTACAAAGTTTATGGCAGTGGCCCCAGACCCTTCAACCTGACACAGTTAAACTTCAAATCTACTTGCCAGAG GTTTGTTGAGAAATACAACGAActgaaggaagaagggaaaattgAAGAGGAGAAATTGtttgaagaaacaggaaaagcccTTTTAGCCAGTGGGATCCTTTTACAGAGAAAAGGAGTAGATAAA GTGGccgagcaggagcagcagggtgccgggcccaggggtgctgccctgcagctgcagctccgctctgtgctggaggagctgcaggagaagagggaggagcagccaccagagcaggcagggacacagaaggggcctccctgtccctcctga